The proteins below come from a single Nocardiopsis gilva YIM 90087 genomic window:
- a CDS encoding methyltransferase domain-containing protein — translation MTDFDDGPDRLADLLVEAGALTDPAWEAAVRAVPRHAFLPETVWVRDDDPPWRSPYGPDTPEWRDAAYADYALVTQVDDGESLGSDGRGMYPTSSASQPSLVVRMLQALNVTGGETALEIGTATGYNCALLCRRLGDKAVTSVEVDAALAQQAREKLSAAGYEPRLVVSDGAVPVEGGPFDRILATVAAKSIPAAWITQLAPDGMLVTLGVAITPGTGSSD, via the coding sequence ATGACTGACTTCGACGATGGTCCTGACCGGCTCGCCGACCTCCTCGTCGAGGCCGGTGCTCTGACGGATCCCGCGTGGGAAGCGGCGGTACGGGCGGTGCCACGACACGCCTTCCTTCCCGAAACGGTCTGGGTGCGCGACGACGATCCGCCCTGGCGCAGCCCCTACGGGCCGGACACACCGGAGTGGAGAGATGCCGCCTACGCGGACTATGCGCTCGTCACCCAGGTCGACGACGGTGAGTCGCTCGGTTCCGATGGGCGGGGGATGTACCCGACCAGCTCGGCCAGCCAGCCGAGTCTCGTCGTTCGCATGCTCCAGGCCCTGAACGTGACTGGCGGGGAGACCGCGCTCGAGATCGGAACGGCGACCGGATATAACTGTGCACTCTTGTGTCGACGTCTGGGCGATAAGGCTGTGACTTCGGTCGAGGTCGACGCTGCCCTAGCCCAGCAGGCGCGAGAGAAGCTGTCGGCCGCCGGGTATGAGCCGCGGCTCGTCGTCAGCGACGGCGCCGTCCCAGTCGAGGGCGGCCCCTTCGACCGCATCCTGGCCACGGTAGCCGCGAAGTCGATCCCCGCCGCATGGATCACCCAGCTCGCGCCGGACGGCATGCTCGTGACCCTTGGGGTAGCGATCACGCCGGGCACTGGCTCGTCCGACTGA
- a CDS encoding DUF397 domain-containing protein — protein sequence MSETNPRLLFHKSSYSANSANCVEVAATQNGAAVRDSKQPHHGHLLFATAEWRAFIDDVKAGSM from the coding sequence ATGAGCGAGACCAACCCGCGTCTGCTGTTCCACAAGAGCAGCTACAGCGCCAACAGCGCTAACTGCGTGGAGGTCGCCGCCACTCAGAACGGCGCCGCTGTGCGCGACTCGAAGCAACCACACCATGGTCACCTCTTGTTCGCCACGGCCGAGTGGCGCGCCTTTATTGATGACGTCAAGGCGGGCAGCATGTAG
- a CDS encoding helix-turn-helix domain-containing protein, whose product MRRARLNANYNQIGDAARALGWSGPKLSRIEDGKTRFIKPEDIDHLCDLYGIKDREAREALHALARQARERGWWSEYKDVFGDNVLPDFEVEASMIRAYEALVIPGLLQTAEYTEAVFRGGQAHPDDVVERHVSARLERQQILNRHRPPHFSAVIDEAALRRRVREPGVMRDQLQHLLNMATRHNIDLQVLPFSAGPHAATTGPFVIMDFPAEIDPRSCTPRPRPGM is encoded by the coding sequence ATGCGGCGCGCACGCCTGAACGCCAACTACAACCAGATTGGCGACGCCGCGAGGGCTCTCGGCTGGTCAGGGCCGAAGCTGAGTCGCATCGAGGACGGCAAGACCCGATTCATCAAGCCTGAAGACATCGATCATCTGTGCGATCTCTACGGGATCAAGGACCGTGAGGCTCGCGAGGCACTTCACGCGCTTGCCCGCCAGGCACGCGAACGCGGCTGGTGGTCGGAGTACAAGGACGTCTTCGGTGACAACGTCTTGCCCGACTTCGAGGTAGAGGCGTCGATGATCCGCGCCTATGAAGCCCTCGTGATCCCTGGGCTATTGCAGACTGCTGAGTACACCGAAGCGGTCTTTCGTGGCGGGCAGGCACATCCGGACGACGTCGTCGAGCGCCACGTCTCAGCGCGACTCGAACGACAGCAGATCCTCAACCGGCACAGACCGCCGCACTTCTCGGCAGTGATCGACGAGGCAGCCCTTCGAAGGCGTGTGCGGGAACCCGGCGTCATGCGCGACCAGCTTCAGCACCTGCTGAACATGGCCACCAGGCACAACATAGACCTACAGGTGCTACCGTTCAGCGCTGGTCCTCATGCTGCGACGACCGGCCCGTTTGTCATCATGGACTTTCCGGCAGAAATTGACCCTCGATCGTGTACACCGAGACCGCGACCGGGCATGTGA
- a CDS encoding radical SAM protein has translation MHELIVAPFLDSYLVLRPGRANGMKLPAHRYLELADAPAGSTVPGWLAAAADRAFGLDLADQPLTPTVLIRKPSPYGYVRASYELNLGCNYDCEHCYLGLKRFEGLPWPQRERLLHIMRDAGVVWVQLTGGEPLIDKLFPDVYQLAYELGMMISISSNGSRLSNPHILDLLTSRRPYRLTLSVYGATEDSYDGMTRRRGSYRKFIKGLDAAVEADLPVQLSVVVSERNADEVDAMVDMATSRGISHHVYVNMSPTIYGDGSVLTTQSAEHLRERKPFTGCNAGHTFFHADPHGRASICKIGRDDAIDLMSEGIEGLARLGEVADRLMLRTGGCSGCALSGSCTVCRPLASQYQQAKAPLKMYCQHGRREEVTP, from the coding sequence ATGCACGAACTGATCGTCGCCCCGTTCCTCGACTCCTACCTCGTACTCCGTCCCGGCCGCGCCAACGGGATGAAGCTTCCGGCGCACCGGTACCTCGAACTTGCCGACGCCCCCGCAGGGAGCACAGTTCCGGGCTGGCTCGCCGCAGCAGCTGACCGCGCATTCGGCCTCGACTTGGCCGACCAGCCGCTCACCCCTACCGTCCTCATCCGCAAGCCCTCGCCCTACGGCTACGTCCGCGCCAGCTACGAACTCAACCTCGGCTGCAACTACGACTGCGAGCACTGCTACCTCGGCCTCAAACGCTTCGAGGGCCTGCCCTGGCCCCAGCGAGAAAGGCTGCTGCACATCATGCGGGACGCCGGCGTGGTGTGGGTTCAGCTCACCGGCGGCGAACCCCTCATCGACAAGCTGTTCCCCGACGTCTACCAGCTCGCCTACGAGCTCGGGATGATGATCAGCATCAGCTCGAACGGGTCCCGCCTTTCCAACCCGCACATCCTCGACCTGCTGACCAGCCGACGCCCCTACAGGCTCACCCTGTCGGTGTACGGGGCCACTGAGGACTCCTATGACGGCATGACGCGCCGCCGCGGCTCCTACCGCAAGTTCATCAAGGGCCTGGACGCCGCCGTCGAGGCCGATCTGCCCGTCCAGCTCAGCGTCGTAGTCAGCGAACGCAACGCCGACGAGGTCGACGCCATGGTCGACATGGCGACCTCACGCGGTATCAGCCACCACGTGTACGTGAACATGTCGCCGACGATCTACGGCGACGGATCGGTGCTGACGACGCAGTCGGCCGAGCACCTGCGTGAACGCAAGCCCTTCACCGGATGCAACGCGGGCCACACCTTCTTCCACGCCGACCCGCACGGCCGCGCCTCGATCTGCAAGATCGGCCGTGACGACGCCATCGACCTCATGTCCGAAGGCATTGAGGGGCTCGCCCGTCTCGGCGAGGTTGCCGACCGCCTGATGCTGCGTACCGGCGGCTGCTCCGGCTGTGCCCTGTCGGGCTCCTGCACCGTGTGCCGACCGCTGGCCTCGCAGTACCAGCAGGCCAAAGCCCCTCTCAAGATGTACTGCCAGCACGGACGACGGGAGGAGGTGACCCCATGA
- a CDS encoding N-acetyltransferase, whose translation MFGVPYVPTLGPVHPDAITPACGGSRRQQRHRPVPPARPGRPLGGAKDGQILTGHIEAASGRVMVPTLLGRGHGLLTAHHYGPLDVDQALEDAGKLAADQGAAEARIFWLAREPHPEAGRCRRILLKTFRDVEPPPEPGRVLTLHTASAGVRGTWPGFAAAMAHTGFAALGDRMRAGGTDEPVLVTVAEGRIVGAIGPMATLPDPLGRLRLLPSTSGSCRSPRHG comes from the coding sequence GTGTTCGGTGTCCCCTACGTGCCGACCCTCGGCCCCGTCCACCCCGACGCCATCACCCCGGCCTGTGGAGGAAGTCGTCGCCAACAGCGGCACCGGCCGGTTCCTCCCGCACGACCCGGCCGCCCGCTGGGTGGCGCCAAGGACGGGCAGATCCTCACCGGGCACATCGAGGCCGCTTCCGGCCGGGTGATGGTGCCCACCCTCCTCGGCCGTGGGCACGGCCTGCTCACCGCCCACCACTACGGGCCGCTCGACGTCGACCAGGCGCTCGAAGACGCCGGAAAGCTCGCCGCCGACCAGGGCGCCGCCGAGGCCCGCATCTTCTGGCTCGCCCGTGAGCCACACCCCGAGGCAGGCCGCTGCCGCCGAATCCTCTTGAAGACCTTCCGCGACGTCGAACCGCCGCCGGAACCCGGCCGGGTCCTCACGTTGCACACCGCGTCCGCAGGTGTGCGGGGCACGTGGCCCGGATTCGCCGCGGCCATGGCGCACACGGGCTTCGCCGCGCTCGGCGACCGGATGCGCGCCGGAGGAACGGACGAGCCGGTCCTCGTCACCGTCGCCGAAGGGCGGATCGTCGGCGCGATCGGCCCCATGGCCACCCTGCCCGACCCCCTCGGCAGACTCCGGCTGCTGCCCAGTACTTCGGGGTCCTGCCGATCACCGCGGCACGGGTAA
- a CDS encoding peptidoglycan-binding domain-containing protein: protein MGARRDAGQRIRRFNPATDQRNHGTAVPIAVRLVFRPRSGPNASVSGYYSHRSDLRTWQRRMRDRGWSLAADGLYGPRTRSVALAFQREKHLAIDGLIGPETWRAAWTSPIT, encoded by the coding sequence GTGGGTGCGCGCCGGGATGCCGGTCAACGGATCCGGCGGTTCAACCCCGCCACCGACCAGCGAAACCACGGCACCGCGGTTCCCATTGCGGTCCGGCTGGTATTTCGGCCCCGCTCCGGCCCGAACGCCTCGGTCTCCGGCTACTACAGCCACCGGAGCGACCTACGCACCTGGCAGCGACGCATGCGCGACCGGGGATGGAGCCTCGCGGCCGACGGCCTGTACGGGCCGCGTACCCGATCCGTCGCGCTCGCGTTCCAGCGCGAGAAGCACCTTGCCATCGACGGCTTGATTGGCCCCGAGACATGGCGCGCCGCATGGACCTCGCCCATCACATGA
- a CDS encoding phage tail protein, with translation MAGPGGRTVGRVNIRVAPDTSRFKADLSKALTRLERTLTVNIPTKLDAGRITADAIRIKRDLQRQLDGVAIGLDVNATRAAADLARVARDRTAEITVDVDRSALSRARSALGAVGRGVAGAGGRAVGLSALVGVISSLGASAAVAAGQVVQLGAALAPITGITAALPAAVAAAGAALGTLQVATLGVGDAFAALASGDTEKFTEALEDLSPAARSVLREVEALSPALGDLQQQAQEALFAPLAGDLTKLGERLLPTLSAGMADVADAMGTAASSVLEFAGSAQSLDFLDELFDSTATAIRNADSALPDFLSGLTALGSAGLPYIEGLGTAIDNAAARFRAWANDAAESGRAVEWIDGAIEVFGQLGDIAGNVGSILGSVFGAAGDGGLLTIIEQATSAMARFLESAEGTQALSGIFQGLSDLGAALSPVLQALLSGIGALAPAVGNIATAFGPVLTSAINGLVPALSALEPGITAVIGALGEGIDALVSSGALEQLGTALADILIAVAPLLPVVGELAALLVGVLAEALTAIAPGLALITAELAESLAPVLPELAAAFNELIQAAAPLVPDIIEALLPLLPLLPDLLVMIAAQTAAWAQVIRDLQPALSELIKGAGTLVGAVATVISWVLDAATSFYQWMASAKETGQRVGQAARSLRDRTVGALANLRDRATAIVTRFRDRLVGAFRSARDRAVGAANGLRRGVTSAISSAVDTVRSLPSRVRAYFGGARSWLKNAGLKIVHGLMDGINDAVSALWDQMSDIAQGVREYWPFSPAKRGPLRTHPMDRAGRTIASMLADGMRQGEALVTRASSQLAAVAIPDLAPEAAAGTRGTPAAEAASLRPLVAAVEALAGRDVVLTVDGQEIARATQRGARQLARR, from the coding sequence ATGGCCGGTCCTGGCGGACGCACGGTCGGGCGCGTCAACATCCGCGTCGCGCCCGACACCAGCCGATTCAAGGCCGACCTGAGCAAGGCGCTCACCCGGCTCGAGCGCACGCTCACCGTCAACATCCCGACGAAGCTGGACGCAGGCCGCATCACCGCAGACGCCATCCGGATCAAGCGCGATCTGCAGCGGCAGCTCGACGGTGTCGCCATCGGCCTCGACGTCAACGCGACTCGGGCCGCCGCCGACCTCGCACGCGTGGCGCGCGACCGCACCGCCGAGATCACGGTCGATGTCGACAGGTCGGCACTGTCGCGTGCACGTTCAGCACTGGGAGCGGTCGGGCGCGGCGTCGCAGGGGCCGGTGGGCGTGCGGTCGGGCTGTCGGCGTTGGTGGGCGTCATCTCCAGCCTCGGCGCGTCTGCGGCGGTCGCGGCCGGACAAGTCGTCCAGCTCGGTGCCGCGCTCGCCCCAATCACCGGGATCACGGCCGCGCTCCCTGCTGCTGTCGCTGCGGCAGGCGCGGCCCTGGGCACGCTGCAGGTGGCCACACTCGGTGTAGGCGATGCCTTCGCCGCTCTCGCGTCCGGTGACACCGAGAAGTTCACCGAAGCGCTCGAAGACCTGAGCCCCGCCGCCAGGTCGGTGCTGCGTGAGGTCGAGGCGCTGTCCCCGGCCTTGGGTGACCTGCAGCAGCAGGCACAGGAAGCGCTCTTCGCCCCGCTGGCCGGAGACCTCACAAAGCTGGGGGAGCGGCTGCTGCCGACCCTGTCGGCAGGCATGGCGGATGTCGCCGACGCCATGGGAACGGCGGCGTCCAGCGTGCTGGAGTTCGCCGGATCCGCCCAATCCCTGGACTTCCTCGACGAGCTGTTCGACTCCACCGCCACGGCGATCCGCAACGCTGACTCGGCTCTGCCGGACTTCTTGTCCGGACTGACCGCGCTCGGCAGCGCCGGACTGCCCTATATCGAGGGCCTGGGCACCGCGATCGACAACGCCGCCGCCCGGTTCCGTGCCTGGGCAAACGACGCCGCGGAGTCCGGGCGCGCCGTCGAGTGGATCGACGGCGCCATCGAAGTATTCGGCCAGCTCGGCGACATCGCCGGGAACGTCGGCAGCATCCTCGGGTCCGTGTTCGGCGCGGCCGGGGACGGTGGGCTGCTCACCATCATCGAGCAGGCCACCAGCGCGATGGCGCGCTTCCTCGAATCAGCTGAGGGAACACAGGCTCTCTCCGGGATCTTCCAAGGCCTGTCCGACCTCGGCGCCGCCCTCTCGCCGGTCCTGCAGGCGCTGCTGTCGGGGATCGGTGCCCTGGCTCCGGCCGTCGGCAATATAGCGACCGCGTTCGGCCCGGTCCTCACCTCGGCGATCAACGGCCTCGTGCCCGCCCTGTCGGCCCTCGAGCCGGGGATCACCGCCGTGATCGGCGCCCTAGGCGAGGGCATCGACGCGCTGGTCTCCTCCGGTGCCCTCGAGCAGCTCGGAACGGCGCTGGCCGACATCCTCATCGCCGTCGCCCCGCTGCTGCCTGTGGTCGGCGAGCTCGCCGCGCTGCTGGTCGGAGTGCTCGCCGAAGCGTTAACGGCGATCGCGCCGGGGTTGGCCCTGATCACGGCCGAGCTCGCTGAATCCCTGGCGCCGGTGCTGCCAGAGCTCGCAGCCGCATTCAACGAGCTCATCCAGGCAGCGGCACCGCTGGTCCCCGACATCATCGAGGCGCTACTGCCCCTGCTACCGCTCCTACCTGACCTGCTGGTCATGATCGCCGCACAAACGGCGGCCTGGGCACAGGTCATCCGGGACCTGCAGCCCGCCCTGTCGGAGCTCATCAAGGGCGCCGGAACGCTGGTCGGAGCCGTCGCCACCGTCATTTCCTGGGTGCTCGACGCGGCCACGTCCTTCTACCAGTGGATGGCCTCGGCCAAGGAGACCGGACAGCGCGTCGGCCAGGCCGCGCGCTCCCTGCGTGACCGGACGGTCGGCGCGCTCGCGAACTTGAGAGACCGGGCCACCGCAATCGTTACCCGTTTCCGCGACCGGCTGGTGGGCGCGTTCCGCTCGGCGCGCGACCGCGCCGTGGGAGCGGCGAACGGGTTGCGCCGAGGGGTCACCAGCGCGATCTCCTCGGCGGTCGATACCGTGCGGTCACTGCCAAGTCGGGTCCGCGCCTACTTCGGTGGCGCCCGGTCGTGGCTGAAGAACGCCGGGCTCAAGATCGTCCACGGGCTGATGGACGGCATCAATGACGCCGTCTCAGCGCTGTGGGATCAGATGAGCGACATCGCCCAAGGGGTGCGGGAGTACTGGCCGTTCAGCCCCGCCAAGCGCGGCCCACTGCGCACGCATCCGATGGACCGGGCGGGCCGCACCATCGCGTCGATGCTGGCCGACGGCATGCGCCAGGGGGAGGCGCTCGTGACCCGCGCTTCCTCCCAGCTCGCCGCCGTGGCCATACCGGACCTCGCCCCTGAGGCCGCGGCGGGCACACGCGGTACCCCTGCGGCCGAGGCCGCGTCCCTGCGCCCCCTCGTCGCGGCGGTGGAAGCACTCGCCGGACGCGACGTCGTCCTGACCGTCGACGGCCAAGAGATCGCACGCGCCACCCAGCGCGGTGCCCGGCAGCTCGCCAGGAGGTGA
- a CDS encoding phage tail tube protein, translating into MALDDGAVVIPGEGHLYLDLAGTATRPTDPYNPGPDLVEIGHTSRESPLTIAQDGGERTTHGSWQNSALRESISPVTHMFQFALLQWDALAYQLYYGAGGTTDGDYYGVAKGTPQPTEGAMYIRVDDGPQFADFWIPRVSILRADNVELDPEALTGFPVQATVLGVSELADLFQVGAKRTYTPPAP; encoded by the coding sequence ATGGCGCTTGACGACGGCGCAGTGGTGATCCCTGGCGAGGGCCACCTATACCTCGACCTGGCAGGCACCGCGACCCGCCCCACCGACCCCTACAACCCCGGCCCGGACCTGGTCGAAATCGGCCACACCTCCCGTGAGTCGCCGCTGACGATCGCCCAGGACGGCGGGGAGAGGACGACTCACGGGAGCTGGCAGAACAGCGCTCTCCGCGAATCCATCTCGCCTGTGACGCACATGTTCCAGTTCGCCCTCCTGCAGTGGGATGCGCTCGCCTATCAGCTCTATTACGGCGCCGGTGGTACGACCGACGGCGATTATTACGGCGTGGCCAAGGGCACCCCGCAGCCAACCGAGGGCGCCATGTACATCCGAGTCGATGACGGTCCGCAGTTCGCGGACTTCTGGATCCCGCGCGTGTCGATCCTGCGCGCCGACAATGTCGAGCTTGACCCAGAAGCCCTCACGGGTTTCCCGGTGCAGGCCACCGTTCTGGGTGTCTCTGAACTCGCCGACTTGTTCCAGGTCGGTGCCAAACGGACCTACACGCCCCCCGCCCCCTGA
- a CDS encoding DUF5403 family protein yields the protein MAQVFRGVERIAAHLAADAAEHKAEQLATRARMVLSAHRHTGRAQITVTTGARSDAFVNLNDPGGNALAIEFGRTATSSRGPSQGVYALHRAIGQRGG from the coding sequence ATGGCGCAGGTGTTTCGTGGCGTGGAGCGGATCGCCGCTCACCTCGCCGCCGACGCCGCAGAGCACAAGGCCGAGCAGCTCGCTACCCGTGCCCGCATGGTGCTCAGCGCGCACCGGCACACCGGCCGCGCGCAGATCACCGTGACCACCGGCGCGCGGAGCGACGCATTCGTCAATCTCAACGATCCCGGCGGCAACGCGCTCGCGATCGAGTTCGGACGCACCGCCACCAGCAGCCGTGGCCCCTCACAGGGCGTATACGCGCTCCATCGTGCGATCGGGCAACGGGGTGGGTAG
- a CDS encoding phage head completion protein has translation MSLLDRGEEFLDIFPEVTTTDDLGNVIVRPADEPVRIRASVQPVTSDELSAVGQDLATTYRVICRSAPLGAWSRVRWVTNGGTWWDVIGRPRRYGMSRRTAHIDALIRERKDPPESARGEA, from the coding sequence ATGAGCCTGCTCGACCGGGGCGAGGAATTCCTCGACATCTTCCCGGAGGTCACCACCACCGACGATCTGGGCAACGTCATCGTGCGGCCAGCCGACGAGCCCGTGCGCATCCGCGCCTCGGTGCAGCCGGTCACCTCCGACGAGCTATCGGCCGTCGGCCAGGACCTCGCCACCACCTACCGCGTCATCTGCCGGTCCGCACCGCTGGGCGCATGGTCCCGAGTCCGCTGGGTCACCAACGGGGGCACCTGGTGGGACGTGATCGGGCGACCGCGCCGGTACGGCATGTCACGACGCACTGCCCACATCGACGCGCTGATCCGCGAGCGCAAGGACCCGCCCGAGTCGGCCAGAGGGGAGGCGTGA
- a CDS encoding Gp19/Gp15/Gp42 family protein, producing the protein MALATAADVQARLNRPLTAEEEQLAQTLLDDIESRIRARIPDLDERVAKDTNFRALVVQVEANAVLRVLRNPEGYRQETEGNYSYSLSAAVASGHLFVMDSEWDLLGASRGAFTITPHLQATRRPPLNAWELG; encoded by the coding sequence ATGGCGCTCGCGACGGCGGCTGATGTGCAGGCGCGGCTGAACCGGCCGCTCACCGCTGAGGAGGAGCAACTCGCCCAGACACTCCTTGACGACATCGAGAGCCGCATCCGGGCTCGGATCCCCGACCTTGACGAGCGCGTGGCCAAGGATACGAACTTCCGGGCACTGGTCGTGCAGGTCGAGGCGAACGCGGTCCTCCGGGTCCTCCGTAACCCGGAGGGCTACCGGCAGGAGACCGAAGGCAACTACTCCTATTCACTATCGGCAGCGGTGGCCTCAGGCCACCTGTTCGTCATGGATTCGGAGTGGGACCTCCTGGGTGCTTCCCGGGGAGCGTTCACCATCACTCCCCACCTGCAGGCCACCCGGCGCCCGCCCCTGAACGCCTGGGAGTTGGGATGA
- a CDS encoding phage major capsid protein: MAITAATTTGELAGFLTREQAQPIFERAARMSVAQRLAREVPLGGNGVSIPVVTGRMEAGWVAEAGQKPASSGALALKNMDPQKIATIAVVSAEVVRANPGNYMNLIREQVAEAFAVAFDAAALRGQSTPFGPGNNLEATAKAVELGSTTQADGGIHGDFVAGLSLLVNDGKRLTGFALDDRVEPLVLGAVDTTGRPLYVDLPTEDTSPAVARPGRLLGRTSYMGEGVGAAAPPSPDTAYTLAYGGDWTQAAWGVVGGISYDVSTEATVTINGQLVSLFEHNLVAVRAEAEYGWLVNDIEAFVKYTETTSA; the protein is encoded by the coding sequence ATGGCCATCACGGCCGCCACCACCACCGGCGAGCTCGCCGGATTCCTCACCCGCGAACAGGCTCAGCCCATCTTCGAGCGGGCCGCCCGCATGTCTGTTGCCCAGCGCCTGGCCCGAGAGGTTCCTCTCGGCGGCAACGGCGTATCCATCCCCGTCGTCACCGGCCGTATGGAAGCTGGGTGGGTTGCCGAGGCTGGGCAGAAGCCCGCCAGCTCCGGCGCCCTGGCACTGAAGAACATGGACCCGCAGAAGATCGCCACCATCGCCGTGGTCTCCGCTGAGGTCGTTCGCGCCAACCCCGGTAACTACATGAACCTGATTCGCGAGCAGGTCGCCGAGGCGTTCGCCGTCGCGTTCGACGCTGCCGCGCTGCGCGGGCAGTCGACACCGTTCGGCCCCGGCAACAACCTGGAGGCCACCGCCAAGGCCGTGGAGCTCGGCTCGACCACGCAGGCCGATGGCGGTATCCACGGCGACTTCGTCGCCGGTCTGTCCCTGCTGGTCAACGACGGTAAGCGCCTGACCGGGTTCGCCCTAGACGACCGCGTCGAGCCACTCGTGCTCGGCGCCGTCGACACCACAGGTCGTCCGCTGTACGTGGACCTTCCCACCGAAGACACGTCTCCGGCAGTGGCTCGCCCCGGCCGCCTGCTCGGCCGTACCTCATACATGGGCGAAGGAGTCGGCGCCGCTGCCCCGCCCAGCCCCGACACCGCGTACACCCTGGCCTACGGCGGCGACTGGACGCAGGCCGCCTGGGGCGTGGTCGGAGGCATCAGCTACGACGTGTCCACCGAAGCCACCGTCACCATCAACGGACAGCTCGTGAGCCTGTTCGAGCACAACCTCGTCGCGGTGCGCGCCGAGGCCGAATACGGGTGGCTCGTCAACGACATCGAGGCGTTCGTCAAGTACACCGAGACCACTTCGGCCTAA
- a CDS encoding VG15 protein, whose amino-acid sequence MTPQERQRQRSMIALGLRAALLPLFRTALRPRPSQAEWNAAVQAAYPAVYRARMDYWRLAERAYRDERDRVLGFESPVEFPRRDYPPQALDKGLGEMVRPRLDSLDEGDTVPSAVVEEAVTVADRHAKDAGRQASIDAARHDRRALGYARRLTGAYNCAFCTMLASRGPVYRSAEAALIRHEGRGRNAASTGEPFHNNCDCEVVPVFDRNDWEGHDHYLELSHLWDEHANGSLAGWRRYLDLHQRETGREAA is encoded by the coding sequence GTGACCCCGCAGGAACGGCAGCGTCAGCGGTCGATGATCGCTCTCGGCTTGCGCGCCGCGCTCCTGCCGCTGTTCCGGACGGCGCTGCGCCCCCGGCCATCGCAAGCCGAGTGGAACGCCGCGGTGCAGGCTGCCTACCCGGCGGTGTACCGGGCGCGGATGGACTACTGGCGTTTGGCCGAGCGAGCGTATCGCGACGAGCGAGACCGCGTGCTGGGATTCGAATCGCCCGTGGAGTTCCCCCGCCGCGACTATCCACCCCAGGCCCTCGACAAGGGCCTGGGCGAGATGGTCCGGCCACGGCTTGACTCCCTCGACGAGGGCGACACCGTGCCCTCCGCGGTGGTCGAGGAGGCCGTCACCGTGGCCGACCGGCACGCCAAGGACGCCGGGAGACAGGCATCGATCGACGCGGCCCGACACGACAGGCGCGCCCTGGGGTACGCGCGGCGGCTCACCGGCGCCTACAACTGCGCGTTCTGCACCATGCTCGCAAGCCGCGGCCCGGTGTACCGATCCGCCGAGGCAGCACTCATCCGCCACGAGGGCCGCGGACGCAACGCGGCGTCTACTGGCGAACCCTTTCACAACAACTGCGACTGCGAGGTCGTGCCCGTCTTCGACCGGAACGACTGGGAGGGCCACGACCACTACCTCGAGCTCTCGCACCTGTGGGACGAGCATGCCAACGGCAGCCTCGCCGGCTGGCGCCGCTACCTCGACCTACACCAACGCGAAACCGGCCGGGAGGCCGCCTAG